CGGGAATCGGAAAAGAAACTGCCAATATACTAAACTTTCCAAAAATAGAAAGGCCGTAGGGCTAGGTGATATTATGGCCGGCCATAGGTTAGGCGAGTCCCTTATATCGCCtggaaaaagttttttttatgagTACTGTCAATTATCGCTACATATATCTTCCTTTTATGCTCCCACCCAGAATGTAATGGGTTACTCCTACAGCACGTCCTTGTATAATGCTCAAGGCTCTAGGCTGAGTTGCAGGAGCAACTTTTAATTTGTTATGTGCCCAAACGATAGACTCAATGAGTTCTTGCCAATAACCACGGTCGCTGAATAAAAACATTAAACTGAAAGCCCTAACAAAATGAGCgcctaagaaaaaaaaagaccatATGCAGATAATGAAGAACCATAAGACTAAATTACTTGGAATGCCTGGTCCAACGTACACGTTAGCCAACACTCCATACAAAACTTGAACGAGCTAGATGAAGTAGGAAATGCAAGTATGAAATAGGGCCCCACTGATTTTAACAAAGTGATGATGATGGACTCAATGGGCCAATTTGTGAGGTTTAATGGGCCTCATTGAACTTCCAGGCGCAGACCTGTTCAAGTCATCACCCATTTTTCATTTATATTTCTTTACGAAGAAAATGCACCACTGTCTCTACGCGACTGTGCCTCGACTGTGCAACGAAATTCAAGTCAAAGAATGGGTATACGCAATGACGTAAATAATACGTGTACTCCAACATGATCTTTCATGCACTTTGACTAATAATGTGCTGGGAGTTTATACATACCAGTATACAGAGGTAATGACCAAAGAACAAACAAATTTTCAAGTAGCTCTAGAACAGTACAGTAGTCTGCGTGGAAGAAAACGTGTACAGTTGATGGTTTGGTGGTAATTTACCGAGCTGCGGCCTCACTGGATCACTCACTCACACTCCCTGACCCTTGGGAACAGGCACCTGTACATCCTGGACATGAAGGACCTCTTGGGCTTCCTCTTCGCgtgccgccgcgcccccgccgccgccgcggtgtgGTCGGGAGCCAGCGCCTGCAGCTGCggtcgcggcgccggcggagcggGGGCCGTCCTGGCCTCCTCCCGGTGCCGCTTCACCTTCTCGAACTGCACCGTGaacccctgcgccgccatcgccgcgttCTGCTCGTCCCACACGCCGAACCGGGGCACCGCCGACGGCTTGGGCcgccgcgggggcgggggctggtgctgccgcggcggcgacggcgtgggcgacgccgccctcggcgcgccgtgctgctgctgctgctgctgctggtggtactgggcggcgtgggcggcgccgtgACCGCCGGATTGCGGCTGCGCCGGGtagctgttgctgttgctgctgtacCGGGGCTGGTACGGCCTGGGCGGCGAGAACTTGCTGCCGCGGCTGCTGGCCTCGGACGCCGCGTTGCTGCCGTTGCTCCCGGTCCGCCGGTGGTGATACCCGTGGCCGCCGgagtgctggtgctgctgctgctgcggcggcggcggcggcgggcggtggtggtgcggcggcggcgcgtgcccgTGGGAGCTCGGCGGCCGGGACGGCACGTTCCTGCTGCTGAGATTGTCGTAGTGCTCGTAGGAGTCGTAGTAGTCGTAGCCGGCCGGCGCGTGGCCGTGCGAGCTCGGCGGCCGGGAGGGCACGTTCCGGCTGCTGCGGCTCTCGTAGTGCTCGTACGGGTCCAAGTCGTACCCTCCGCCGCTGGGAGCCTTTGGAGCGGGCGCCGGCGCGTGGCCATGGCCGTGCGCGctcggcgggcgcgacggcacCTTCCTGCTGTCGTAATGGTCGTCGTAGGGGTCGAAGAcgtagccgccgccggccgcgggcgccTTTGGGGCGGGCGCCGACGCGTGGCCGTGCGAGctcggcgggcgcgacggcacCTTCCTGCTGAGGTTCTCGTAGTGCTCGTACGGGTCGAAGTcgtcgctggcggcggcggcgggcggcttgGGTGGCGCGGGCTTGTTGTCGCGCACCTTCTCGAAGAAGACGGTGTAGCCGATGTTCTCGGCGTCCCAGGATCCGAACTTGGGCACGACGGCGTGCCCGGCCTGCAAATCATCAAGCGCGGAATGATTGTTTTCCCTTTTGAAAACTACTAGCACGAATGAATGAATCTCGATGAGCAAATCGGTCGGTAAAATGCCAAAACACTAGTGGATACGGTTAAAAAAAAGGGGCAAGCTACAGAAGAAGGGCCATGCGTGGGGTGGTGTTTGTATTCAAGTGTTAAACTTTAGCACTAATCCATCAAAACAGGAGTGCTTAATAAGGTGGGGCAAAACTTTAGCTTAAGAATATAAGTGCTGAATATGAGTGCTAATAGAGGCAAATTTAATCCGTCTAAAAAGTCTTTAGGGTAATCCCACTGCAAATCTCATAGAGATTTTATGCGCATTAAATATAGTGACATGTCAGCATTTGTGATGGAAAttatgaagaaagaaaagaaaggagttTCATTAGAATGAAACTAGTGTTGGCGCGCTATACGCGCCTCTATCAAAAAGTTGATCTAAAGTAATAATGAAAAAATATTATCTCTTACTATGTTCAAAGCAACATCGTATCTATGTATTGAATAGAATCTAAAAGTTAGAGTTTGAGATTGCGTCAATTCCAAGCATCTTAGTATTTTTTAGTAGGTACAGTTGATGGATTGGTTTATATTGATTATTAGTTTTGGTAGAAAAAAGATAAGATTAGCAATGAATGAATGATTCgattatattttgcgagtttaCGAAGTGAAAGTAAAATCCAAAAAGTAGTAGGGCTACCACATGTGAACGTAGTATACAAAGttgtattattattttttgtatATAGAAAATAATGAAATATATTTTATGCGTGGGTCCCAACTAAATAGTATGTAGGTCCCAAATAAATAGTACACAGGTTCCACGTGGGCCCCACTTGAACAGTACACACGGGTCCCACATGGGTCCCACCCGAACAGTACATGGGGCCATGTGAGTCCCACCTGAGCAGTACATGGGCCCACATAGGCCCCCCTGAACAGTACATGGGCCCCACATAGGTCCCCCTGAACAGTACATGAGTCCCACTGAACAGTATTGGGTCCCACATGAACAGTATatgggaccc
This window of the Panicum virgatum strain AP13 chromosome 1K, P.virgatum_v5, whole genome shotgun sequence genome carries:
- the LOC120648310 gene encoding formin-like protein 20; this translates as MAAAGHAVVPKFGSWDAENIGYTVFFEKVRDNKPAPPKPPAAAASDDFDPYEHYENLSRKVPSRPPSSHGHASAPAPKAPAAGGGYVFDPYDDHYDSRKVPSRPPSAHGHGHAPAPAPKAPSGGGYDLDPYEHYESRSSRNVPSRPPSSHGHAPAGYDYYDSYEHYDNLSSRNVPSRPPSSHGHAPPPHHHRPPPPPPQQQQHQHSGGHGYHHRRTGSNGSNAASEASSRGSKFSPPRPYQPRYSSNSNSYPAQPQSGGHGAAHAAQYHQQQQQQQHGAPRAASPTPSPPRQHQPPPPRRPKPSAVPRFGVWDEQNAAMAAQGFTVQFEKVKRHREEARTAPAPPAPRPQLQALAPDHTAAAAGARRHAKRKPKRSFMSRMYRCLFPRVRECE